The following are encoded in a window of Halosimplex halophilum genomic DNA:
- a CDS encoding HEAT repeat domain-containing protein — MTGESPRQLRAALATGRSTPDDVIDRALAHLDAEPDPVREQALRTLVAATETRPDRVIDAVDTVESSLRPGRALTPEELAALRGLARRRPRALSPLVDSLGTALSNPAESEVRPALAAALLGDLGEAAPGVVKPALGPLVGLTESAVTDTAVEAAWAVTRTATDEPAMLRPVIAGRVWDLDSDDPATIVDALETLGRIGWILPDHLAGLDEVAARVDHPVSDVRATAIEALGRVADIQRTATLGTPRPDRVEPYLDRIAARLADPDSDVRGAAAIALKQVARQNSSAVREYRDDLLRVTDDDDWEVRHAALKALEYTFDPATVDLHRLRERVLPRLADGDGDVEGAAISLLLTVVEEIRTDSPDIAAHVVDMLVWAQFTSQGLFETLNPLYELEDRGVTLPDIPRYVELARAISEMGGFADQQATAKLCGVIARQSPDHRLAAIGILQSLLADDGEGARRQVLEEFETLVEADPAVAPTLWHVTESVFKYDPTVRDDAARVLTACDTRNPAFLGDAIELQRRFLRDELESDGESEDEDEDGDGDLGDLFGSEPSGPSLEPFVDASPQLVTDAALTLLGSFPTGHDSTESSAQLLARAVANGGTIDRETAETLGDIVRAEDTSPPAVAWLSTGLLLGTADTEIRDRAIDRLHSFAERDEDTPTLACLRLLADHTPRFAARILVNHPPIATLPEMNAETLAEIVTAHPRLYLRCRGRESPFGARPIAPGYANDTGWLGGLAETIPQTVPAAKWLRDGFWSDDGELTASLLEAVGRDAAAPGDGELAPWTAHPSPDVRRAATALGEDGAEPSESLPTHLEGPEDATMEQVDEIATHLAATDPDHCRRGAELLVTIGAHDPDLRPYVRQHLLASAVALDEAAAPDTLFGALATLAPEPAGGSAPGLESIPPGAVGRDALSPVIRRYARFGTPPVRDVALCTLRSLPAETADSPVEDVLVERLRDPDAVVRAQAARTVAHLVGDGLDVTTPLVDAAADALDGPRHVTIACCEALGHCGAVDPTVTDRAVSELETRLRARERGVRRAAATAIAHIGDVEAGALAPITDTLTERFCRDRVVRGALLPALATLPPDEIPRRDRVAETALAALVETDRPPVSQAAGRLLAAIADGSPGSVRRHLDAMSDRLEDRYDDAIVSDLADVEVPPLSLYWLLRVVGTCTRDSPPVADRFDWLISEAVGYMDGSAAGGTYGVSSDDHVTARALARATARVAALGGLDCYETVLERWPQDPTKPDPEPAETAHFLTITEGASRTDTLETFVEHASSDRVDSVIAELLDHEITLNRNEAIFDSLTTLLPLTGDRRLHRSGISVLLDASSDRNWGIRVDAIETLTELGETDVVPADEVIAHLFGLFSDGTRVRETVVEAVVNLLQHAELDPETVLTASVEYYSESRDRGNVRKTAIRLVGELGTRYPAVRDRAVTTLLEAVSDDDRQVRRQAADCLAELEAVGQDPLPPYQDRIEDR; from the coding sequence GTGACGGGCGAATCACCGAGACAACTACGCGCCGCACTCGCGACCGGACGTTCGACGCCCGACGACGTTATCGACCGCGCGCTCGCGCACCTCGACGCCGAACCAGACCCGGTACGCGAACAGGCGCTCCGGACCCTCGTCGCGGCGACGGAGACGCGTCCGGACCGCGTCATCGACGCCGTCGACACGGTCGAGTCATCGTTACGTCCGGGGCGCGCACTGACCCCCGAGGAACTGGCCGCGCTGCGCGGTCTCGCCCGTCGACGGCCGCGCGCCCTCTCGCCGCTGGTGGACTCGCTCGGAACGGCGCTCTCGAACCCCGCCGAGTCAGAAGTCCGTCCCGCGCTCGCTGCTGCGCTCCTCGGTGACCTCGGTGAGGCTGCGCCAGGCGTCGTGAAACCGGCTCTCGGGCCGCTCGTGGGCCTCACCGAGAGTGCGGTGACGGACACCGCGGTCGAGGCGGCGTGGGCCGTGACGAGAACCGCGACGGACGAACCCGCGATGCTCCGTCCGGTCATCGCCGGTCGAGTCTGGGACCTCGACAGTGACGACCCCGCGACTATCGTCGACGCGCTCGAAACCCTCGGCCGGATCGGGTGGATCCTTCCCGACCACCTCGCCGGTCTTGACGAGGTCGCGGCGCGTGTCGACCACCCCGTATCCGATGTGCGGGCAACGGCGATTGAAGCGCTGGGGCGTGTCGCGGACATCCAGCGAACCGCGACGCTCGGAACCCCCCGTCCGGACCGCGTCGAACCGTATCTGGACCGGATCGCCGCTCGGCTGGCGGATCCGGACTCCGACGTCCGAGGCGCGGCCGCGATCGCGCTGAAGCAGGTCGCTCGCCAGAACTCCAGCGCAGTCCGCGAATACCGCGACGACCTCCTGCGGGTGACCGATGACGACGACTGGGAAGTCCGTCACGCCGCGCTCAAAGCACTCGAGTACACGTTCGATCCCGCCACCGTCGACTTACACCGGTTACGGGAACGAGTCCTCCCGCGTCTCGCCGACGGCGACGGCGATGTCGAGGGGGCTGCGATCAGCCTGCTCCTGACCGTCGTCGAGGAGATCCGGACGGATTCCCCCGACATCGCGGCCCACGTTGTCGACATGCTGGTCTGGGCTCAATTCACGTCGCAAGGCCTCTTCGAGACCCTGAACCCGCTCTACGAACTCGAGGACCGCGGCGTTACGCTCCCCGACATCCCGCGGTACGTGGAACTCGCCCGAGCGATCTCCGAGATGGGCGGCTTCGCGGACCAGCAGGCGACGGCGAAACTGTGCGGCGTTATCGCTCGCCAGTCACCCGACCACCGATTGGCGGCGATCGGGATACTACAGTCGCTCCTCGCGGACGACGGTGAAGGGGCTCGCAGACAGGTGCTCGAAGAGTTCGAGACGCTCGTCGAAGCCGATCCGGCCGTCGCTCCCACGCTCTGGCACGTTACCGAGAGCGTCTTCAAATACGACCCCACAGTGAGAGACGATGCGGCGCGCGTACTGACGGCGTGTGACACGCGGAACCCGGCGTTCCTCGGCGATGCTATCGAATTGCAGCGTCGCTTCCTTCGAGACGAGCTGGAGAGCGACGGCGAATCCGAGGACGAAGACGAGGACGGGGACGGTGACCTGGGCGATCTGTTCGGCTCCGAACCGAGTGGGCCTTCGCTCGAGCCGTTCGTCGACGCGTCACCACAGCTCGTAACTGACGCCGCGCTGACGCTGCTGGGCTCTTTCCCGACCGGACATGACTCTACGGAGTCCAGCGCGCAACTGCTCGCCCGGGCCGTTGCGAACGGCGGCACTATCGACCGGGAAACTGCCGAAACCCTCGGGGATATCGTCCGTGCCGAAGACACGTCACCGCCGGCCGTCGCGTGGCTCTCTACGGGTCTTCTCCTCGGCACAGCGGACACGGAGATACGCGACCGGGCTATCGACCGGCTTCACTCGTTCGCCGAACGCGACGAGGACACACCGACCCTCGCCTGTCTCCGCCTCCTCGCGGACCACACACCGAGATTTGCCGCCCGTATTCTGGTAAATCACCCGCCGATCGCTACGCTGCCGGAAATGAACGCCGAAACCCTGGCGGAGATCGTCACCGCTCATCCCCGCCTGTATCTCCGCTGTCGGGGCCGCGAATCGCCGTTCGGCGCCCGTCCGATAGCCCCTGGATACGCGAACGACACGGGATGGCTCGGCGGACTCGCCGAGACCATTCCCCAGACGGTCCCCGCGGCGAAGTGGCTCCGGGACGGGTTCTGGAGCGACGACGGCGAGCTCACGGCGAGTTTACTCGAAGCCGTCGGCCGTGATGCTGCCGCGCCCGGTGACGGCGAACTGGCACCGTGGACCGCACACCCGAGCCCCGATGTCCGCCGTGCTGCCACCGCCCTCGGCGAAGACGGCGCTGAACCTTCGGAGTCCTTGCCCACCCATCTCGAGGGCCCCGAAGACGCCACGATGGAGCAGGTCGACGAGATCGCGACCCATCTCGCGGCGACCGATCCCGACCACTGCCGGCGTGGGGCCGAACTGCTGGTAACTATCGGCGCCCACGATCCGGACCTTCGTCCCTACGTTCGCCAGCACCTCCTCGCGAGCGCCGTCGCCCTCGACGAGGCGGCGGCACCGGACACGCTCTTCGGGGCGCTCGCAACTCTCGCGCCCGAGCCCGCGGGTGGTTCCGCACCGGGGCTCGAATCGATCCCGCCCGGCGCTGTCGGACGAGACGCGCTCTCCCCCGTGATACGGCGGTACGCGCGATTCGGGACGCCGCCCGTCCGAGACGTTGCACTGTGTACGTTGCGCTCGCTCCCAGCGGAAACGGCCGATTCACCGGTCGAAGACGTGCTCGTCGAACGACTGCGCGACCCGGACGCCGTCGTCCGCGCGCAAGCCGCGCGAACAGTGGCTCACCTCGTCGGCGACGGACTCGATGTCACGACGCCGCTCGTCGACGCGGCCGCGGACGCGCTCGACGGGCCGCGCCACGTCACGATCGCCTGCTGCGAAGCGCTGGGTCACTGTGGAGCCGTCGACCCGACCGTCACTGACCGCGCCGTGTCGGAACTCGAAACCCGGCTTCGCGCCCGCGAACGAGGCGTCCGACGGGCCGCAGCCACCGCGATCGCCCACATCGGTGACGTCGAAGCCGGCGCGCTCGCGCCTATCACAGACACGCTCACCGAACGGTTCTGCCGGGACCGTGTCGTCCGGGGCGCACTCCTCCCGGCGCTAGCGACGCTTCCCCCGGACGAGATTCCGAGACGCGACCGCGTTGCCGAGACGGCGCTCGCGGCACTCGTAGAGACGGACCGTCCACCAGTCAGTCAAGCCGCCGGCCGCCTCCTCGCCGCCATCGCCGACGGCTCTCCCGGGTCGGTACGCAGACATCTCGACGCCATGTCCGACCGTCTGGAGGACCGATACGACGACGCGATCGTCTCTGATCTCGCTGACGTGGAGGTGCCACCGCTCTCGCTGTACTGGCTGCTTCGAGTCGTCGGCACCTGTACACGGGACAGTCCTCCCGTCGCCGACCGGTTCGACTGGCTGATCTCGGAAGCAGTTGGTTACATGGACGGCTCGGCCGCTGGCGGAACGTACGGAGTGTCCAGCGACGACCACGTCACCGCACGCGCCCTGGCTCGGGCTACGGCACGCGTGGCGGCGCTCGGTGGATTAGACTGCTACGAGACGGTACTCGAACGCTGGCCCCAAGACCCGACGAAACCGGACCCGGAACCGGCAGAGACTGCACACTTCCTCACGATCACGGAAGGGGCGTCCCGCACGGACACGCTAGAAACGTTCGTCGAGCACGCGTCGTCGGATCGCGTCGACTCTGTCATCGCGGAACTCCTCGATCACGAGATAACGCTCAATCGAAACGAAGCGATCTTCGACTCCCTCACAACGCTGCTCCCGCTCACAGGGGACAGACGGCTTCACCGGAGCGGTATCTCGGTCCTGCTCGACGCTAGCTCCGACCGCAACTGGGGAATTCGTGTCGATGCCATCGAAACGCTGACCGAACTCGGTGAGACAGATGTCGTCCCTGCTGACGAAGTCATCGCACACCTTTTCGGTCTGTTCAGCGATGGGACTCGGGTCCGCGAAACTGTCGTCGAAGCGGTGGTGAACCTGTTACAGCACGCGGAACTCGACCCCGAGACGGTGCTCACAGCTTCAGTCGAGTACTACAGTGAGTCGCGCGACCGGGGGAACGTGCGAAAGACGGCAATTCGTCTCGTCGGTGAACTCGGCACGCGTTACCCTGCCGTCCGTGACCGGGCAGTGACGACGCTTCTGGAGGCGGTCTCGGACGACGACCGACAGGTTCGCCGGCAGGCGGCCGACTGTCTCGCGGAACTGGAAGCCGTCGGGCAGGACCCACTCCCGCCGTATCAGGACCGTATCGAAGACCGCTAG